Proteins encoded in a region of the Lepidochelys kempii isolate rLepKem1 chromosome 24, rLepKem1.hap2, whole genome shotgun sequence genome:
- the PYGO2 gene encoding pygopus homolog 2 isoform X2 — MQGHGLQMKSPEKKRRKSNTQGPAYSHLSEFAPPPTPMVDHLVASNPFEDDFGTPKVGASSAPFLGNPVPFGNFRMQGGMTSQVPPGYGGGPQAMRRQPPPFAPSQMGPAFSMPPQNPNYVQPGGMSFPSQPFNQPLGQSFSPPAGQLMQGPVGGFGPMISPTMGQPPRGDMTPGPALNPPAGPPMAQRFSQPANLFGQSPMQRPSQNLPPNTSPFPGADPGFPTGGDDGGKNLNPPPSTFSQDLHSGSPAAVNGAQPSFAPSSASRSSSTPETNSLPPSSKASGNSGHQPPPGLVYPCGACRSEVNDDQDAILCEASCQKWFHRECTGMTENAYGLLTTEASAVWACDYCLKTKEIQSVYIREGMGQLVAANDG; from the coding sequence GGCCCTGCCTATTCCCATCTCTCGGAGTTCGCCCCGCCCCCAACTCCAATGGTCGACCACTTGGTGGCCTCCAACCCCTTTGAAGATGACTTTGGAACGCCTAAAGTGGGGGCCTCGTCGGCTCCGTTCCTCGGCAACCCTGTGCCCTTTGGGAACTTCCGCATGCAGGGGGGCATGACATCCCAGGTGCCACCAGGCTACGGAGGGGGCCCCCAGGCCATGCGGAGGCAGCCCCCGCCCTTTGCCCCGAGCCAGATGGGCCCGGCCTTCAgcatgcccccccagaaccccaacTACGTGCAGCCTGGTGGCATGagcttccccagccagcccttcaacCAGCCTCTCGGACAGAGCTTCAGCCCCCCCGCAGGGCAGCTCATGCAGGGGCCAGTCGGGGGCTTTGGGCCCATGATCTCCCCCACCATGGGGCAGCCTCCCCGGGGAGACATGACACCAGGGCCTGCCCTGAatccccctgctggcccccccaTGGCCCAGAGATTCAGTCAGCCTGCCAATCTCTTTGGACAGTCTCCCATGCAGCGGCCCAGCCAGAACCTGCCCCCAAACACCAGCCCCTTCCCTGGGGCTGACCCTGGCTTCCCGACTGGAGGGGATGATGGGGGGAAGAACCTCaacccccctcccagcaccttcagCCAGGACCTGCACTCAGGCTCACCAGCCGCAGTGAATGGGGCCCAGCCGAGCTTCGCCCCCAGCAGCGCCAGCCGGAGCAGCAGCACCCCCGAAActaacagcctccctccctccagcaagGCGTCTGGCAACTCGGGGCACCAGCCACCGCCGGGCCTGGTGTACCCTTGCGGGGCCTGCCGCAGCGAGGTGAACGATGACCAGGACGCCATCCTGTGTGAGGCCTCCTGCCAGAAGTGGTTCCACCGGGAGTGCACAGGCATGACGGAGAATGCCTACGGGCTGCTCACCACCGAGGCCTCGGCCGTCTGGGCCTGTGACTACTGCCTGAAGACCAAGGAGATCCAGTCAGTGTACATCCGGGAGGGTatggggcagctggtggcagcCAATGACGGCTGA
- the PYGO2 gene encoding pygopus homolog 2 isoform X3, which produces MKSPEKKRRKSNTQGPAYSHLSEFAPPPTPMVDHLVASNPFEDDFGTPKVGASSAPFLGNPVPFGNFRMQGGMTSQVPPGYGGGPQAMRRQPPPFAPSQMGPAFSMPPQNPNYVQPGGMSFPSQPFNQPLGQSFSPPAGQLMQGPVGGFGPMISPTMGQPPRGDMTPGPALNPPAGPPMAQRFSQPANLFGQSPMQRPSQNLPPNTSPFPGADPGFPTGGDDGGKNLNPPPSTFSQDLHSGSPAAVNGAQPSFAPSSASRSSSTPETNSLPPSSKASGNSGHQPPPGLVYPCGACRSEVNDDQDAILCEASCQKWFHRECTGMTENAYGLLTTEASAVWACDYCLKTKEIQSVYIREGMGQLVAANDG; this is translated from the coding sequence GGCCCTGCCTATTCCCATCTCTCGGAGTTCGCCCCGCCCCCAACTCCAATGGTCGACCACTTGGTGGCCTCCAACCCCTTTGAAGATGACTTTGGAACGCCTAAAGTGGGGGCCTCGTCGGCTCCGTTCCTCGGCAACCCTGTGCCCTTTGGGAACTTCCGCATGCAGGGGGGCATGACATCCCAGGTGCCACCAGGCTACGGAGGGGGCCCCCAGGCCATGCGGAGGCAGCCCCCGCCCTTTGCCCCGAGCCAGATGGGCCCGGCCTTCAgcatgcccccccagaaccccaacTACGTGCAGCCTGGTGGCATGagcttccccagccagcccttcaacCAGCCTCTCGGACAGAGCTTCAGCCCCCCCGCAGGGCAGCTCATGCAGGGGCCAGTCGGGGGCTTTGGGCCCATGATCTCCCCCACCATGGGGCAGCCTCCCCGGGGAGACATGACACCAGGGCCTGCCCTGAatccccctgctggcccccccaTGGCCCAGAGATTCAGTCAGCCTGCCAATCTCTTTGGACAGTCTCCCATGCAGCGGCCCAGCCAGAACCTGCCCCCAAACACCAGCCCCTTCCCTGGGGCTGACCCTGGCTTCCCGACTGGAGGGGATGATGGGGGGAAGAACCTCaacccccctcccagcaccttcagCCAGGACCTGCACTCAGGCTCACCAGCCGCAGTGAATGGGGCCCAGCCGAGCTTCGCCCCCAGCAGCGCCAGCCGGAGCAGCAGCACCCCCGAAActaacagcctccctccctccagcaagGCGTCTGGCAACTCGGGGCACCAGCCACCGCCGGGCCTGGTGTACCCTTGCGGGGCCTGCCGCAGCGAGGTGAACGATGACCAGGACGCCATCCTGTGTGAGGCCTCCTGCCAGAAGTGGTTCCACCGGGAGTGCACAGGCATGACGGAGAATGCCTACGGGCTGCTCACCACCGAGGCCTCGGCCGTCTGGGCCTGTGACTACTGCCTGAAGACCAAGGAGATCCAGTCAGTGTACATCCGGGAGGGTatggggcagctggtggcagcCAATGACGGCTGA